DNA from Microbacterium sp. BLY:
CGGCACTCGCCCGGGCGGGTGCGGCTCTGGGCGAGGACGCGTGGATCGCCGCCGCCGCGGATGCCGCCGCTGCCGTGCTCGGCGCCAATCGCGGGCCAGACGGTGCGCTCGTGCGGGCATCGCTGGACGGGAAGCCTTCCGCCGCCGTGGCCACCACGGCCGATGTCGCCCTCCTCGCCGAGGGGCTGTTGGCGCTCGCGGCGGCCACCGGCGACGTCGCTTGGGCGGTCACGGCCCGCGACCTGCTCGACGGGGCGTTGGACGGCACCGCGGGGGACGACCCGCTGCTCCGCGCGCAGGGCATCGCCGTCTCACCCGACCACACCGACGGCGACCTCCCCTCCGACACGGCCGCGGTCGCGCAGGCCGCGCTGACCGCGTGGCGGCTCGGAGCGGGCGACCGCTATCGCGCGGCTGCGGCCGCGCGCGTCGAGGCCCTCGCCTCCCGGGCGCTCGCGCAGCCCTTCGCGCACGGGAGCCTGCTCCGGGTCGCGGCCGGTCTCGCCGCCGCGCCCCGTCAGCTCGTCGTGGTGACGGAAGACCGTGATGGGGCGCTCGGCACCGCGGCCCGCGGAGCCGATGCCGAGGTCATCGCCGTCGTCACCCCGGCGCAGGCCGCGGCGTTCGCCGCCGCGGGGTTCGAGCTGTTCGAGGGCAAGGAGTCGACCGCCGAGCGCGCCTACGACTGCCGCGCCTTCGTCTGCCGTCTGCCGGTGAGTGACCCGGCCGAGGTGTCGCGCGCACGGTGAGCGCCCTTCTCCGGCGCAGCGCTGTGCATTCTGCCTACCGTGCGGCGTCCTTCTGCCCGTCGAGTGCGCGCGATGCGCAGCTTCGGGTGCACGGTTTGCCCAGCGCCCGCGATCCGTTCTAGGGTGACGCGACCCCTCTCGGATCACAGCAAGGATGCTCTGACGATGCCCCTCTCCGCTCGCGCCGGCCTCGACGCCGTTCCCGCCTACCGACAGGGGCGCTCCGCCCCGGCCGGTGCCTCCAAGCTCTCCTCGAACGAGTCGCCGCATCCGCCGCTGCCCTCCGTCGTGCACGCGGTGCAGGAGCGGCTCGCCGGCATCCACCGCTATCCCGACATGAGCGCCTCCGCGGTGCGGGAGGCGCTCGCCGCCCGGTACGCCGTGGACGTGGATCAGGTGACCGTCGGGGCGGGGTCGGTGGAGATCGCCGCCCAGCTCATCCACGCGGTCGCCGGGGACGGTGACGAGGTGGTCTTCGCGTGGCGGTCGTTCGAGGCGTATCCCTCGCTCGTCCGGATCGCCGGGGCGACGCCCGTCGCCGTGCCGCTGGATGCCGACCACGGACACGATCTCGACGCGATGCGCGCGGCGATCACGCCGCGCACGCGCCTGGTGTTCGTGTGCAACCCCAACAACCCGACCGGCACGGTCGTCGACGCCGAGGCCCTGGAGCGCTTCGTCGCCGCGGTGCCGCACGACGTCCTCGTTGTCATCGACGAGGCCTACGTGCACTTCGACCGCACGGACAGCCGTGGTGCGGGCATCGAGCTGTTCCGCCGCCACCCGCACGTGGCGGTGCTGCACACGTTCTCCAAGGCGTACGGGCTCGCCGGACTCCGCATCGGCTACGCGATCGCCCCCACCGCGATCGCCGAGGCGCAGCGCAAGGTGGCCGTGCCGTTCGGGGTCACCGACCTCGCGCAGGCCGCGGCCCTGGCCTCGCTCGCCGCGGAGGACGAGCTCGCCGTCCGCATCGACGAGGTCGTGGCGCAGCGCGATCGGCTGTACACCGTGCTCACCGCAGCCGGCTGGCCCGCCGTCCGCTCGCAGGCCAACTTCGTCTGGGTGCCGGCGGGGGAGCGCACCGCTGAGCTCGACGCGCTTCTGCACGCCGGGGGCGTGGTCGCCCGCGCCTTCCCCGGCGAGGGCGTGCGCATCTCGTCCGGCTCCGCCGCCGACATCGACCGGGTCGAAGCCGCGCTCGCGGCCTCCGGCGATTCCGCCCACGATTCCGACCACGATTCCGACCTGATGGAGGTGGGCGCATGACCACCGAGGTCCCCGTCACGACGACGACCACGAAGGGCCTGCACCCGGGCCTCACCCGCCGCCAGATCTCCATGATGGGGCTCGGCGGCGCGATCGGCGCGGGGCTGTTCGTCGGCTCCGGTCAGGCGATCAGCATCGCCGGGCCCGCCGTCCTCATCTCGTACCTCGTCGCGGGCGGCATCGTCGTGCTCGTGATGGCGATGCTCGCCGAGATGGTGGCGGCCCGCCCGAGCTCCGGTGCCTTCAGCTCCTACGCCCAGAAGGCGATGGGACGCAGTGCGGGAAGCGCCGTCGGCTGGCTGTACTGGATCCAGCTCGTCGTCGTGATCGCGGCCGAGGCGACCGGCGCGGCAGGGATCGTGGCGAACTGGGTGCCCGGGATCCCCGCGTGGGTCTGGGTGCTGCTCTTCGTGGTGGCCCTCACCGCGGTCAACCTGTTCGGCGTGCGCAACTACGGCAACTTCGAGTTCTGGTTCGCGGCGATCAAGGTGGCCGCGATCATCGCGTTCCTCGTCGTCGGCGTGTGCGCGATCGTCGGGTTGATCCCCGGTGTGCCGGCGACCGGCATCTCGAACCTCGTGGACCAGGGCGGCTTCGCGCCGCACGGGATCACCGGCATCGCCGCGGCGCTGCTCATCGTCGTGTTCGCGTTCGGCGGCACGGAGGTCGTGGCGATCGCGGCCGCCGAGTCCGACGACCCCTCGCGCAACATCCGCCGGATTGTGCGCGAGGTGCTCGTCCGGATCCTCATCTTCTACGTGGGGTCGATCTTCGTCATCGTCGCGGTGCTGCCGTGGGACGACCCCGCGGTGCAGGCCGGTCCGTTCTCCGCCGTGCTCGACACGCTGAACGTGCCGGGTGTCGGCCTCGTCATGGACCTCATCGTGGTGATCGCCCTGTTGTCGGCCATGAACGCCAACATCTACGGGGCCTCCCGGATGGCGTACTCGCTGGGGGAGCGCGGGCTCGCGCCGATGGTCGTCACCCGGACGAGCCTCAAGGGCGTGCCGTTCGTCGCCGTGCTGGCGTCGGTGGCGTTCGGCTTCGTCACGGTGGGGCTCAACTGGGCGTTCCCCGACGTCGTCCTCCCCGCCCTGCTCAACGTCGTGGGCTCCACGCTGCTGGTGATCTGGACGGCGACGGCGATCTCGCAGATCGTGCTGCGGCGGCGGGCCGACCGTGCCGCGGAGGCGATGCCCATGCGGCTCTGGGGGTTCCCGTGGGTGTCGTGGCTGTGCCTGGTGCTGCTGGCCGCGGTCATCGCGCTCGCGATGATCGACCCGGCCGCG
Protein-coding regions in this window:
- the hisC gene encoding histidinol-phosphate transaminase, whose translation is MPLSARAGLDAVPAYRQGRSAPAGASKLSSNESPHPPLPSVVHAVQERLAGIHRYPDMSASAVREALAARYAVDVDQVTVGAGSVEIAAQLIHAVAGDGDEVVFAWRSFEAYPSLVRIAGATPVAVPLDADHGHDLDAMRAAITPRTRLVFVCNPNNPTGTVVDAEALERFVAAVPHDVLVVIDEAYVHFDRTDSRGAGIELFRRHPHVAVLHTFSKAYGLAGLRIGYAIAPTAIAEAQRKVAVPFGVTDLAQAAALASLAAEDELAVRIDEVVAQRDRLYTVLTAAGWPAVRSQANFVWVPAGERTAELDALLHAGGVVARAFPGEGVRISSGSAADIDRVEAALAASGDSAHDSDHDSDLMEVGA
- a CDS encoding amino acid permease, with amino-acid sequence MTTEVPVTTTTTKGLHPGLTRRQISMMGLGGAIGAGLFVGSGQAISIAGPAVLISYLVAGGIVVLVMAMLAEMVAARPSSGAFSSYAQKAMGRSAGSAVGWLYWIQLVVVIAAEATGAAGIVANWVPGIPAWVWVLLFVVALTAVNLFGVRNYGNFEFWFAAIKVAAIIAFLVVGVCAIVGLIPGVPATGISNLVDQGGFAPHGITGIAAALLIVVFAFGGTEVVAIAAAESDDPSRNIRRIVREVLVRILIFYVGSIFVIVAVLPWDDPAVQAGPFSAVLDTLNVPGVGLVMDLIVVIALLSAMNANIYGASRMAYSLGERGLAPMVVTRTSLKGVPFVAVLASVAFGFVTVGLNWAFPDVVLPALLNVVGSTLLVIWTATAISQIVLRRRADRAAEAMPMRLWGFPWVSWLCLVLLAAVIALAMIDPAARTQLLLTLGLTAVLLIVARLTRGVSRPGIVKE